Proteins encoded in a region of the Campylobacter geochelonis genome:
- a CDS encoding ankyrin repeat domain-containing protein produces the protein MKFLKEIIVIVVVGFLFLVTNDYYKSKTKQSNFVVYPNMKVDSNSPISKYVTQEEINAFSYENWDIDDDGDHRKENDLQKQLRRFLKTKQTVSVLNFIKDNNLSVDMDMLYGLSPLMYSSFYDDEVTSKELIKLGADINKKDKYNLSSLAYAIENNSTKTVKLLLDNGAKFNEIKTIQAYLGSPNYNLIKNITINKNNIDIKYEAEYGKKYIRIYEDSKGNVSTDYYAPESSLFEYIVYNNFLEIAKMLLESGYKPFTYRFTNDINDLLPSKKDGFYIDINDSKNKNEIDYLKKANTHYNILTYIPNYEPMLELMLKYNVPGQPTKEQLKEAYEKCYRLYKWYKIRWIDGDKINKKRPFYVDMPIKNLEKYCTDENGTFNNIKEYFAYANEQKKMDSIIYISDTDKVIYLDKNSSKSNSN, from the coding sequence TTGAAGTTTCTAAAAGAGATTATCGTTATTGTAGTGGTTGGTTTTTTATTTTTAGTGACAAATGACTATTATAAAAGCAAAACTAAACAATCAAATTTTGTTGTGTATCCTAATATGAAGGTTGATTCCAACTCGCCGATATCAAAGTATGTTACCCAAGAAGAAATAAATGCTTTTTCTTATGAAAACTGGGATATAGATGATGATGGCGACCATCGTAAAGAAAACGATTTGCAAAAGCAACTAAGACGCTTTTTAAAAACAAAACAAACTGTATCTGTATTAAATTTTATAAAGGATAACAACCTAAGCGTTGATATGGACATGTTATATGGATTAAGCCCTTTAATGTATTCTAGCTTTTATGATGATGAAGTAACATCTAAAGAGCTTATAAAATTAGGAGCAGATATCAATAAAAAAGATAAGTATAATCTAAGCTCACTAGCTTATGCTATAGAGAACAACTCAACTAAAACTGTAAAACTTTTATTGGATAATGGAGCTAAATTTAATGAAATAAAAACAATACAAGCTTATTTGGGTTCGCCTAATTATAATTTAATTAAAAATATTACTATCAACAAAAATAATATAGATATAAAATATGAAGCAGAATATGGTAAAAAATATATAAGAATATACGAAGACAGCAAAGGCAATGTCTCTACAGATTACTATGCTCCAGAGAGTAGTTTGTTTGAATATATAGTTTATAACAACTTTTTAGAAATAGCAAAAATGTTATTAGAAAGTGGATATAAGCCGTTTACATATAGATTTACCAATGATATAAATGATTTATTGCCTAGCAAAAAAGATGGATTTTATATAGATATTAATGATTCTAAAAATAAAAACGAAATAGATTATTTAAAAAAAGCAAACACTCATTATAATATATTAACTTACATCCCCAACTACGAACCTATGTTAGAACTTATGCTTAAATACAACGTCCCTGGACAACCCACAAAAGAGCAACTAAAAGAGGCGTATGAGAAATGCTATAGATTATATAAATGGTATAAAATAAGATGGATAGATGGAGATAAGATAAATAAAAAAAGACCATTTTATGTGGACATGCCTATAAAAAATTTAGAAAAGTACTGCACTGATGAAAACGGAACTTTTAATAATATAAAAGAGTATTTTGCATACGCAAACGAACAAAAAAAGATGGATTCTATAATATATATAAGTGACACGGATAAGGTGATTTACCTTGATAAAAACTCAAGCAAATCTAACTCAAATTGA
- a CDS encoding iron-containing alcohol dehydrogenase, which translates to MNNFTFKCPTKVVFGKNSVEQLPTLLPKDAKILLFYGGGSIKRNGVYDAVIKELKGHKFVEFSGIEPNPKYETCMQAVKLIKDENVDFILSVGGGSALDAAKFIAAAAVLEAGDPWEEIIIKAKPITKTLPVGDVITLPATGSEMNGISVISHKEKGLKFAWSSELAYPVFSIIDPTYTFSLPQRQTTNGIVDTFAHIMEQYCTYDVDTPVQDGFCLSVIKTIVKEGPKVLANPQDYNARANIFWAATCGLNGWCGVGVIQDWASHGIGHELSAIYGLDHGQSLAVVLPAVLEYCVKEKAQKLALLGREVFALEGDELDVAKRTVDKIKEFFLSIEAQIKLSDFGVDKNDAAKQISERFKERGTVLGERANIDAKATKEILLSC; encoded by the coding sequence ATGAACAATTTTACATTTAAATGTCCAACAAAGGTGGTTTTTGGTAAAAACTCAGTCGAACAACTTCCAACCCTACTTCCAAAAGATGCAAAAATTTTGCTTTTTTATGGTGGCGGTTCTATCAAACGAAATGGCGTTTATGACGCTGTTATAAAGGAGCTAAAAGGTCATAAATTCGTCGAATTTAGCGGTATCGAACCAAATCCAAAGTATGAAACTTGCATGCAAGCAGTCAAACTTATAAAAGATGAAAATGTCGATTTTATCCTAAGTGTTGGTGGCGGTAGTGCGCTTGATGCAGCTAAATTTATAGCAGCTGCGGCTGTTTTAGAAGCAGGGGATCCTTGGGAAGAGATTATTATAAAAGCAAAACCGATAACCAAAACATTGCCTGTCGGCGATGTTATCACGCTTCCTGCAACTGGTTCAGAGATGAATGGTATCTCAGTTATCTCTCATAAAGAAAAAGGGCTAAAGTTTGCTTGGTCATCCGAGCTTGCATATCCAGTATTTTCTATTATAGATCCAACTTATACATTCTCGCTTCCACAACGCCAAACAACAAACGGCATAGTCGATACATTCGCCCATATCATGGAGCAATACTGCACATACGATGTCGATACACCAGTTCAAGATGGATTTTGTCTATCAGTTATCAAAACTATCGTTAAAGAAGGTCCAAAAGTGCTTGCAAATCCGCAAGATTATAACGCTAGAGCTAACATCTTCTGGGCTGCAACTTGTGGGTTAAATGGCTGGTGTGGCGTTGGTGTGATACAAGACTGGGCATCTCACGGCATAGGACACGAGCTTAGTGCGATTTATGGATTAGATCACGGACAAAGCCTTGCTGTGGTGCTTCCAGCGGTTCTTGAATACTGCGTAAAAGAAAAAGCGCAAAAACTTGCCTTGCTTGGACGCGAAGTATTTGCACTAGAAGGCGATGAGCTAGATGTCGCAAAACGCACGGTTGATAAGATAAAAGAGTTTTTCTTAAGCATAGAAGCTCAAATCAAACTTAGCGATTTTGGTGTTGATAAAAATGATGCCGCAAAACAAATCAGCGAGAGGTTTAAAGAGCGTGGCACAGTTTTAGGTGAGCGCGCAAACATCGATGCTAAGGCGACTAAAGAGATTTTACTTAGTTGCTAA
- a CDS encoding IclR family transcriptional regulator: MHNPTLRVLEVFNALYESDAGLSLTEIAHITKIPKGTLHPIIATLLQTQHLQSIDNKLYIGKSAFQIGNAYLKNFNHLDLIKNMMNQIALECDEICQLGILDGAEVLYIAKVDTPQTIRLTSSVGRTLRAYATAIGRALLAYKSNDEIKELYKDGLVAYTQDTTKTIDELIQKLNIIRRTKISHEIAETNPDIECVAVALESGGVGFAAISVSIPLYRSNRKKLDLIKHLLLQKKAVIEDKMTAAGIRLVHF; the protein is encoded by the coding sequence ATGCATAACCCAACTTTACGCGTTTTGGAAGTTTTTAACGCTCTTTATGAAAGCGATGCTGGCTTAAGTCTAACTGAAATCGCACATATAACCAAAATTCCAAAAGGTACTCTTCATCCCATTATAGCGACACTTTTGCAAACTCAACACCTGCAATCGATTGATAATAAACTTTATATAGGAAAAAGCGCATTTCAGATAGGAAACGCCTATCTTAAGAACTTTAACCACTTAGATTTGATAAAAAATATGATGAACCAAATCGCACTTGAATGCGATGAAATCTGCCAACTAGGCATCTTAGATGGCGCAGAAGTGCTGTATATCGCCAAAGTTGATACGCCACAAACTATACGCCTAACTTCATCAGTTGGTCGCACACTTAGAGCTTATGCAACTGCTATCGGACGAGCGCTTTTAGCCTATAAAAGTAACGATGAGATAAAAGAGCTATATAAAGATGGGTTGGTTGCTTACACACAAGATACAACAAAAACTATAGATGAACTTATACAAAAACTAAATATCATAAGAAGAACTAAAATTTCTCACGAAATAGCAGAGACGAATCCAGACATCGAATGCGTCGCAGTAGCACTTGAAAGTGGTGGCGTAGGCTTTGCTGCGATTAGCGTTAGCATACCGCTGTATCGCTCAAACCGCAAAAAGCTTGATCTTATAAAACATCTGCTTTTGCAAAAAAAAGCTGTTATAGAAGATAAGATGACTGCCGCTGGGATTAGGCTAGTTCATTTTTAA
- a CDS encoding dihydrodipicolinate synthase family protein, whose protein sequence is MKARIFTPTVTIFDDNQKLDLQANARVLDYLINSGIDGVLLLGSTGEFSAFSLEERKKLVEFCVKKVDGRVPVMAGVTSMDFNETLEMTKFVHSLGVKAMVLMPYYFGANQKNIFDYYDAVAKKTDGDIYIYNYPGRTTCEIEAATLLNLALQNPNLKGIKDTVGNVSHTKELIKALKPKVEGFEIYSGFDDHFIDNVTAGGAGCISGLSNIAPVIWSGFVKAYNENDLTNLAKYAKAINKLMEIYALDINFSLIFKKLMNLEGLEINERAIFPYNFLADGLFEKAREILASAKEIIK, encoded by the coding sequence ATGAAAGCGAGAATTTTCACACCTACAGTTACTATTTTTGATGATAATCAAAAACTTGATTTGCAGGCAAACGCTAGAGTTTTGGACTATTTGATAAATAGTGGCATTGATGGAGTGCTGTTACTTGGTAGCACAGGAGAGTTTAGCGCATTTAGCTTAGAAGAGCGTAAAAAGCTCGTTGAGTTTTGCGTTAAAAAGGTAGATGGTCGAGTTCCTGTGATGGCAGGAGTTACTAGCATGGATTTTAACGAAACGCTTGAGATGACAAAATTTGTCCACTCATTAGGCGTTAAGGCTATGGTTTTGATGCCATATTATTTTGGTGCAAATCAGAAAAATATCTTTGATTATTATGACGCTGTGGCTAAAAAAACCGATGGAGATATTTATATTTATAACTATCCGGGTCGCACAACTTGTGAGATAGAAGCTGCAACTTTACTAAATTTAGCTCTACAAAATCCAAATTTAAAAGGCATAAAAGACACTGTTGGAAATGTTTCTCACACAAAAGAGCTTATAAAAGCGTTAAAACCTAAGGTTGAGGGCTTTGAAATTTACTCTGGTTTTGATGATCATTTTATAGATAATGTTACTGCTGGTGGCGCTGGCTGTATCTCTGGACTAAGCAATATCGCGCCTGTGATTTGGAGTGGATTTGTCAAAGCGTATAATGAAAATGACTTGACAAATTTAGCAAAATATGCGAAAGCTATAAATAAATTGATGGAAATTTACGCACTAGATATAAATTTCTCTCTTATCTTTAAAAAGCTTATGAATTTAGAAGGACTTGAAATAAACGAACGCGCCATTTTCCCATACAACTTCTTAGCTGATGGGCTTTTTGAAAAAGCGCGTGAGATTTTAGCGAGTGCAAAGGAAATAATAAAATGA
- a CDS encoding UxaA family hydrolase yields MVCAKKAVEKSKQKEYKLRGYRRDDGSFGFRNHILVIPSVHCANKVVENIANAVKFGSKLCTDECKVVFVNHQHGCSQLSYDAAQTKDVLAGNGANPNVYGVLVVGLGCEVIQAKDVAAQIKELAPYKEVEYLTIQECGGNKKTIEKGVSIVKDMLKHALNVKKSDGDLSDLVLGTECGGSDSFSGLSANPALGSACDVVIENGGSVILAETTELIGAEHILACRAKNESIKEQILSTIKGFEQKVIDAKADIRGANPSPGNIEGGLSSIEEKSLGCIYKAGNEPVVAVKEYAKMITDKGLTLMNTPGNDIEQLSGMVAGGCNVCVFTTGRGTPTGSAITPTIKVASNSAVYKNMSDCIDINAGDVIDGKKSIKEIGDEILDFIVELGNGKFTKAEENDQNDFSIWRLATTV; encoded by the coding sequence ATAGTTTGTGCTAAAAAAGCGGTAGAAAAATCTAAACAAAAAGAGTATAAGCTTAGAGGATATCGCCGCGATGATGGAAGTTTTGGCTTTAGAAATCACATTTTAGTCATTCCAAGTGTGCATTGTGCGAACAAAGTGGTTGAAAATATCGCAAATGCGGTTAAATTTGGTTCCAAACTTTGCACTGATGAGTGTAAAGTAGTCTTTGTAAACCACCAGCACGGTTGTAGTCAGCTAAGCTATGACGCAGCTCAAACAAAAGATGTCTTAGCAGGAAATGGAGCAAATCCAAATGTCTATGGTGTGCTTGTTGTTGGGCTTGGCTGTGAGGTTATACAAGCAAAAGATGTAGCCGCTCAAATCAAAGAGTTAGCTCCATATAAAGAGGTTGAATACCTAACCATTCAAGAGTGTGGCGGAAATAAAAAAACCATAGAAAAAGGCGTTAGCATAGTAAAAGATATGCTAAAACACGCACTTAATGTTAAGAAATCAGATGGTGATTTAAGTGATTTAGTCTTAGGAACAGAGTGTGGTGGAAGTGATAGTTTCTCTGGACTTAGCGCAAATCCAGCTCTTGGAAGCGCTTGCGATGTTGTTATAGAAAATGGTGGAAGCGTTATACTAGCTGAGACTACAGAGCTAATCGGAGCAGAGCATATCCTAGCTTGTAGAGCTAAAAATGAGAGCATAAAAGAGCAAATTCTTTCTACTATAAAAGGTTTTGAACAAAAAGTAATCGATGCTAAAGCAGACATTAGAGGTGCAAATCCAAGCCCTGGAAACATCGAAGGTGGACTAAGTTCAATCGAAGAAAAATCACTCGGTTGTATCTACAAAGCTGGAAATGAGCCAGTAGTTGCTGTAAAAGAGTATGCTAAGATGATAACAGATAAGGGACTTACTTTAATGAATACCCCAGGAAACGATATCGAACAACTTAGCGGAATGGTAGCTGGAGGATGTAATGTTTGTGTTTTTACAACAGGACGTGGAACCCCAACGGGAAGTGCGATAACTCCGACTATAAAAGTCGCTTCAAACTCAGCAGTCTATAAAAATATGTCTGATTGTATCGATATAAATGCTGGAGATGTGATTGATGGTAAAAAAAGTATAAAAGAGATAGGTGATGAAATTCTTGATTTCATCGTGGAATTAGGCAATGGTAAATTTACTAAAGCTGAAGAAAACGACCAAAACGACTTTTCGATTTGGCGATTAGCTACAACTGTATAA
- a CDS encoding SDR family oxidoreductase: MNLGLKDKVVIVTGGGKGIGGAISLSLAAEGAVVVIFSRSKITSEFKALMDETKAKYAFYQIDLVNTDEIKPLVDEVAAKFGGIYGVVNNAGANDNKDLESTSWQDFEKSLHSNLTHYYETVHASLPYLKAAKGAIINIASKTALTGQGKTSAYAAAKGAALGLTREWAAALAKDEVRVNAIVVAESFTPLYANWIKTFGDEEAQKARLSVITDKIPLGKRMTKPEEIADMSVFLLSPRSSHTTAQWIFVDGGYVHLDRALV; this comes from the coding sequence ATGAATTTAGGATTAAAAGACAAGGTTGTCATCGTAACTGGTGGCGGTAAAGGTATAGGTGGTGCGATAAGTCTATCTTTGGCGGCTGAAGGCGCGGTTGTTGTGATTTTTTCTCGTTCTAAAATCACATCAGAATTTAAAGCTTTAATGGATGAAACTAAAGCAAAATACGCATTTTATCAAATCGATTTGGTAAATACAGATGAGATAAAACCGCTAGTTGATGAGGTTGCAGCTAAATTTGGTGGAATTTATGGAGTTGTAAATAACGCTGGAGCAAATGACAATAAAGATCTTGAAAGCACATCTTGGCAAGATTTTGAGAAATCGCTTCACTCAAATTTAACCCATTACTACGAGACAGTTCACGCCTCTTTACCATATCTTAAAGCAGCAAAAGGTGCGATTATAAACATAGCAAGTAAAACTGCTCTAACAGGACAAGGCAAAACTAGTGCTTATGCAGCTGCAAAAGGTGCTGCGCTTGGGCTAACTCGTGAGTGGGCGGCAGCTTTGGCAAAAGATGAAGTTAGAGTAAATGCTATCGTTGTTGCAGAGAGCTTTACGCCATTATACGCAAATTGGATTAAAACTTTTGGCGATGAAGAGGCGCAAAAAGCAAGACTTAGCGTGATAACTGATAAAATTCCACTAGGCAAACGCATGACAAAACCAGAAGAGATAGCTGATATGAGCGTGTTTTTACTAAGTCCACGCAGTTCGCATACAACAGCGCAGTGGATTTTCGTTGATGGTGGATATGTACATCTTGATAGAGCTTTAGTTTAA
- the fucP gene encoding L-fucose:H+ symporter permease, with the protein MQNKNIKLAIVLVTSLFFLWGLSYGLVDVMNKNFQTHLNVTKAESGFIQAAYFGAYFVFALPAGMIAKRYSYKVGIIVGLFLYALGALLIVPAASMQNFSFFLFAFFVLACGLSALETNANPYITTLGDEKNSSFRINVAQSFNGVGQFLGPIIAGQLLLSFAASNDIAHNMSNISKIYVSIAIIVLVIMVIFVVVKMPDSVKTQEQIQAASVDDKKLFEHKNFTLGVVAQFLYIAAQVSAGAFFINYALDHWSGLTAEHAAYFFSIALIAFMLGRIGTTPLMKIFKGHTILGVYSLINTVLIFLVFAGIEKVSVIVLIAVFFFMSISFPTIFALALRGMSDNHVKTASSVLVMSIVGGAIMPYIMGKVADISNIQTAYLLLAPCFLFVAWYAFTTEKRA; encoded by the coding sequence ATGCAAAACAAAAATATAAAATTAGCCATTGTCCTAGTGACGTCGCTATTTTTCCTGTGGGGCTTGAGTTATGGTCTAGTTGATGTTATGAACAAAAACTTTCAAACACATCTAAATGTTACAAAGGCTGAGTCTGGATTTATCCAAGCTGCTTACTTTGGTGCTTACTTTGTCTTTGCTTTGCCTGCTGGTATGATAGCAAAAAGATATAGTTATAAAGTGGGTATCATCGTTGGGTTATTTTTATACGCTCTTGGTGCGCTTTTGATTGTTCCTGCTGCTAGTATGCAAAACTTTAGCTTCTTTTTGTTCGCTTTCTTTGTTCTAGCTTGCGGTTTAAGTGCGCTTGAAACAAATGCAAACCCATATATCACAACTTTAGGCGATGAGAAAAACTCATCTTTTCGTATAAATGTAGCTCAAAGCTTTAACGGTGTTGGACAGTTTCTTGGGCCAATCATCGCAGGGCAACTTCTACTATCGTTTGCAGCAAGTAACGATATAGCGCACAATATGTCAAATATCTCTAAAATTTATGTATCAATCGCGATAATCGTGCTTGTGATAATGGTGATTTTCGTTGTTGTTAAGATGCCTGATTCTGTTAAAACACAAGAGCAAATTCAAGCAGCAAGTGTAGATGATAAAAAGCTTTTTGAGCATAAAAACTTCACACTTGGCGTTGTTGCGCAGTTTTTATACATAGCAGCTCAAGTTAGTGCTGGAGCGTTTTTTATAAACTACGCGCTTGATCACTGGAGTGGACTAACAGCAGAGCATGCAGCATACTTCTTCTCTATAGCATTAATAGCATTTATGCTAGGACGAATCGGAACAACTCCGTTGATGAAAATTTTCAAAGGACATACGATTTTAGGCGTTTATTCGCTTATTAATACAGTGCTTATCTTTTTGGTTTTTGCAGGTATCGAAAAAGTTTCAGTTATCGTGCTAATTGCTGTATTTTTCTTCATGTCGATTAGCTTCCCAACTATCTTTGCGCTTGCTCTTAGGGGCATGAGTGATAATCACGTAAAAACTGCAAGTTCAGTGCTTGTTATGAGTATCGTAGGTGGTGCGATAATGCCATATATCATGGGAAAAGTTGCTGATATATCCAATATCCAAACAGCGTATTTACTACTTGCACCTTGCTTTTTGTTTGTAGCATGGTATGCTTTTACGACAGAAAAAAGAGCTTAA
- a CDS encoding L-rhamnose mutarotase, with the protein MLEVVDSHFHIWDLNILNLPWLESCKGIIDKSFDLDDFAKVYGKYDIKFKGGVYIEVDCDNRVKEDEHIFSLNSPLILAKIMRAKLCEHMRLPLGIAGVREPLHIESKERGRCLEQSFISGLEILAKRDLIFESCNRVCELEDIYNSISQVKDAKVVLNHLGNVEVLDESYKKAMRKLASLPNLYLKVSGFKTHDKKFANELLEFVRGEFDSSKLLYASNFPVVELYSNFDEHFTLLREFFNDDVDFFAKNAKKLYKINPVQKFASVIKLRPEKIDYYRQLHANPHSGVNEMIKRCGITKYEIYWRDDMLFSLMEYSGDDYEYDMGVMAKDPATQAWWRETDPCQTRIQGARKDEWWADMSLVYELK; encoded by the coding sequence ATGCTAGAAGTTGTTGATAGCCATTTTCATATTTGGGATTTAAATATCCTAAATTTACCATGGCTTGAATCATGCAAAGGTATTATCGATAAGAGTTTTGACTTAGATGATTTTGCTAAAGTTTATGGCAAATACGACATCAAATTTAAAGGTGGCGTTTATATCGAGGTTGATTGTGATAACAGAGTTAAAGAAGATGAGCATATCTTTTCTTTAAACAGCCCGCTGATTTTAGCTAAGATTATGCGTGCAAAACTGTGCGAACATATGCGTTTGCCACTTGGAATCGCTGGAGTTAGAGAGCCGCTTCATATCGAAAGTAAGGAGCGTGGAAGATGTTTAGAGCAAAGTTTTATCTCTGGACTTGAGATTTTGGCAAAAAGGGATTTGATATTTGAAAGTTGTAACCGTGTGTGTGAGCTTGAAGATATTTATAACTCAATTTCGCAAGTAAAAGATGCAAAAGTTGTGCTTAACCATCTAGGAAATGTCGAAGTTTTAGATGAGAGTTATAAAAAAGCGATGAGAAAATTAGCTAGTTTGCCAAATTTATATCTAAAAGTTTCTGGCTTTAAAACGCATGATAAGAAATTCGCTAATGAGCTTTTGGAATTTGTTCGCGGTGAGTTTGATAGCTCAAAACTTTTGTATGCTTCAAACTTCCCTGTAGTGGAGCTTTATAGTAATTTTGATGAGCATTTTACTTTGCTAAGAGAGTTTTTTAACGATGATGTTGATTTTTTTGCTAAAAATGCTAAAAAGCTTTATAAAATCAATCCTGTGCAAAAGTTTGCAAGTGTGATAAAACTACGACCAGAAAAGATAGACTACTACAGACAACTGCACGCAAATCCGCACTCTGGTGTGAACGAGATGATAAAAAGATGCGGGATAACTAAGTATGAAATTTACTGGCGTGATGATATGCTCTTTTCGCTTATGGAATACAGTGGCGATGACTACGAATACGACATGGGCGTGATGGCAAAAGATCCAGCCACTCAAGCTTGGTGGCGAGAAACTGATCCGTGCCAAACACGCATACAAGGTGCTAGAAAAGATGAATGGTGGGCTGATATGAGCCTTGTTTATGAGTTAAAATAG
- a CDS encoding metallophosphoesterase family protein, translated as MIYLCGDTHGNYEIHKLLNEKFISSKEFSKDDYFIILGDFGVFWKDEADEAEKNILEAISKLPFTVLFIDGNHENFNRLFSFKNESKFKGTVGVCGENLYWLKRGEIYEICGKNIFVFGGALSIDKAHRTPNLSWWKQEMPSEDEKEYAIKNIKNFMKNGKSIDIVLSHTAPNSAISRLEYRINSSKIDSTSIFLEHIFFLAKPKEWYFGHFHDDVEFDLDGCKFRLCYDNIVEISNIK; from the coding sequence ATGATTTATCTATGTGGAGATACACATGGAAACTACGAAATTCACAAGCTTTTAAATGAGAAATTTATATCTTCAAAGGAGTTTAGCAAGGATGATTATTTTATCATTTTAGGAGATTTTGGAGTATTTTGGAAAGATGAGGCCGATGAGGCGGAAAAAAATATCTTAGAAGCTATATCCAAACTGCCATTTACCGTGCTTTTTATAGATGGAAATCATGAGAATTTTAACAGACTTTTTAGCTTTAAAAATGAGTCTAAATTTAAAGGAACTGTCGGCGTGTGCGGCGAAAATCTCTACTGGTTAAAAAGAGGCGAAATTTATGAGATTTGTGGGAAAAATATCTTTGTCTTTGGCGGCGCGTTAAGTATCGATAAGGCTCATAGAACGCCAAATCTTAGTTGGTGGAAGCAAGAAATGCCAAGCGAAGATGAGAAAGAATATGCTATAAAAAATATTAAAAATTTTATGAAAAATGGTAAAAGTATCGATATAGTTTTATCTCATACAGCGCCAAATTCTGCTATTTCTAGGCTTGAATATCGTATTAACTCATCTAAAATTGATAGCACAAGCATATTTTTAGAACATATATTTTTCTTAGCAAAACCCAAAGAGTGGTATTTCGGACACTTTCATGATGATGTTGAGTTTGATTTAGATGGGTGCAAATTTAGACTTTGTTACGATAATATAGTCGAAATTTCTAATATAAAATAA